One part of the Thermanaerothrix sp. genome encodes these proteins:
- a CDS encoding sugar phosphate nucleotidyltransferase codes for MKGIIVAAGYGTRFLPVTKTIPKEMLPLINVPSIAFIVDEFVKSGIEDIIIITSRRKKVMEDYFDREVELEAVFEQEGKTDRLRWIKPPAEVRIVFIRQQYMLGTGHALLQVRPFIGDEPCVVAYPDDLHVGEPPLAAQLIEGWRETGCSVMATVYEPGDVSRYGVLDIATDGEHVRAIVEKPNRGTEPSHEVSIGRYLYTPEFFTLSL; via the coding sequence ATGAAAGGAATCATAGTAGCTGCCGGGTATGGGACCCGGTTTTTGCCTGTAACTAAGACCATACCCAAGGAGATGCTTCCACTCATCAATGTGCCTTCCATCGCCTTTATTGTCGACGAATTTGTAAAGTCTGGGATAGAGGATATTATCATTATCACTTCTCGACGAAAAAAGGTGATGGAAGATTATTTTGACCGCGAAGTAGAGCTGGAAGCGGTGTTTGAACAGGAAGGTAAAACGGACCGCCTGCGGTGGATAAAGCCACCGGCGGAGGTTCGCATCGTATTTATACGACAACAGTACATGTTGGGAACCGGCCATGCCCTTCTGCAGGTTCGACCCTTTATTGGGGATGAGCCCTGTGTGGTAGCGTACCCCGATGACCTGCATGTGGGGGAACCACCTCTTGCGGCTCAGCTTATCGAGGGATGGCGAGAAACGGGTTGTTCTGTGATGGCCACCGTTTATGAACCGGGCGATGTAAGTCGTTATGGTGTCCTCGATATCGCCACCGATGGTGAACATGTCCGAGCCATTGTAGAAAAACCGAACCGGGGGACCGAGCCAAGCCACGAGGTTTCAATTGGACGCTATCTGTATACACCGGAGTTTTTTACCCTGTCTCTTA